One part of the Sorangiineae bacterium MSr11954 genome encodes these proteins:
- a CDS encoding P-II family nitrogen regulator: MKKIEAIIKPFKLDEVKDALSEVGVQGMTVTEVKGFGRTGGKKEVYRGSAYVVDFVPKVKIEVVVPDELVHDVIDAVEKSAKTGRIGDGKIFITPVEEAVRIRTGERGKEAI, from the coding sequence GTGAAGAAGATCGAAGCCATCATCAAACCGTTCAAGCTCGACGAGGTCAAAGACGCCTTGAGCGAGGTCGGCGTGCAGGGAATGACCGTGACCGAAGTCAAAGGGTTCGGGCGCACAGGTGGAAAGAAAGAGGTCTACCGCGGTTCGGCGTACGTGGTCGACTTCGTCCCGAAGGTCAAAATCGAGGTCGTGGTGCCGGACGAGCTCGTGCACGACGTGATCGACGCCGTCGAGAAGTCAGCCAAAACGGGGCGGATCGGGGACGGAAAGATCTTCATCACCCCCGTGGAAGAAGCGGTGCGAATCCGCACCGGTGAACGTGGAAAAGAAGCCATCTAA
- the glnA gene encoding type I glutamate--ammonia ligase, whose protein sequence is MNPKEVIELAKNHDVKFVDLKFVDFPGVWQHTTIPVNRLDESLFEDGLGFDGSSIRGWQPINASDMLIIPDAETARIDPFYAQSTLHLVCSVYDPITKQPYSRDPRHIAKKAEAYLRQTGIADTCFMGPEAEFFVFDDVRFDHSQPNAGYYYLDSIEGAWNSGREEFPNLGYKVRHKEGYFPVPPTDTLANLRNEMMTTLMDTGVEIEVGHHEVASGGQCELGVKFARMLPSADQLLWFKYVVKNVARKNGKTATFMPKPLFGDNGSGMHVHQSLWKEGKPLFGGDGYAGLSETALYYIGGIIKHARALAALTNPTTNSYRRLVPGFEAPVNLAYSSRNRSASVRIPITGPSPKTRRIEVRFPDPSCNPYLAFSAMMMAGLDGIQNKINPGDPLDKDIYALSPEELKDIPHMPGSLEDALDALERDGEFLLRGDVFTRDAIHEWLEYKRNRELNPIRMRPTPHEFFLYFDI, encoded by the coding sequence ATGAATCCCAAGGAAGTCATTGAGCTTGCCAAAAACCACGACGTCAAATTCGTCGACTTGAAGTTCGTCGACTTTCCAGGGGTATGGCAGCACACCACGATCCCGGTCAATCGGCTGGACGAATCGCTCTTCGAGGATGGTCTCGGCTTCGACGGCTCGTCGATCCGCGGCTGGCAGCCCATCAACGCGTCGGACATGCTCATCATCCCCGACGCGGAGACGGCGCGCATCGACCCGTTCTACGCGCAGTCGACGCTGCACCTGGTGTGCTCGGTCTACGATCCGATCACCAAGCAGCCGTACTCGCGCGATCCGCGTCACATCGCGAAGAAGGCCGAGGCCTACCTTCGTCAGACCGGCATCGCCGACACGTGTTTCATGGGTCCCGAGGCGGAGTTCTTCGTGTTCGACGACGTCCGCTTCGACCACTCGCAGCCGAACGCGGGCTACTACTACCTCGACAGCATCGAGGGCGCCTGGAACTCGGGCCGCGAGGAGTTCCCCAACCTGGGCTACAAGGTTCGCCACAAGGAAGGCTACTTCCCCGTTCCACCGACGGACACCTTGGCCAACCTCCGCAACGAGATGATGACCACGTTGATGGATACCGGCGTGGAAATCGAGGTCGGTCACCACGAGGTGGCGAGCGGCGGTCAATGTGAGCTGGGCGTGAAGTTCGCCCGGATGCTCCCCAGCGCCGATCAGCTGCTGTGGTTCAAGTACGTGGTGAAGAACGTGGCGCGCAAGAACGGCAAGACGGCGACGTTCATGCCGAAGCCGCTCTTCGGCGACAACGGATCGGGCATGCACGTGCACCAGTCGCTCTGGAAGGAGGGCAAGCCCCTCTTCGGCGGCGACGGCTACGCGGGCCTGAGCGAGACGGCGCTCTACTACATCGGCGGCATCATCAAGCACGCGCGCGCGCTCGCCGCCCTCACGAACCCGACGACCAACTCGTACCGACGCTTGGTGCCGGGCTTCGAGGCGCCGGTCAACCTGGCCTACTCGAGCCGCAACCGCTCGGCCTCGGTGCGCATTCCGATCACGGGGCCTTCGCCGAAGACCCGCCGCATCGAGGTGCGCTTCCCCGATCCCAGCTGCAACCCGTACCTGGCCTTCAGCGCCATGATGATGGCCGGCCTCGACGGCATCCAGAACAAGATCAACCCCGGCGATCCGCTCGACAAGGACATCTACGCCCTGTCGCCCGAGGAGCTGAAGGACATCCCGCACATGCCGGGCAGCCTCGAGGACGCGCTCGATGCGCTCGAGCGCGACGGCGAGTTCCTCCTCCGCGGCGACGTCTTTACGCGCGACGCCATCCACGAGTGGCTCGAGTACAAACGCAACCGCGAGCTCAACCCGATCCGCATGCGCCCGACGCCGCACGAGTTCTTCCTCTACTTCGATATCTGA